A genomic stretch from Flavobacterium nitratireducens includes:
- a CDS encoding MFS transporter, with protein MSNLSQSHRILFLNTLAFTISFACWTLNGVLVTFLVDRGIFNWSVVEVGWLLGLPILSGAVFRLPIGILTDKYGGKKVFSTLLLLCSIPLFLLPFAGSFWEFAVLSFLFGLVGTSFAVGVGYTSVWYPKEWQGRALGIFGMGNAGAAVTTFFAPSLLNFLSETDTENGWKMLPVIYGVVLVAIGLLFVFFAKNKKAATVARSTSELLAPLKNVRVWRFGAYYFLVFGCFVAYSQWLLPNFMNVYHTTLVMGGMFATLFSLPSGVIRAFGGYLSDKYGARAVMYWVLGSSIAISFLLMFPKMEVFTSGPGVLATNNGVVTQVSASEIKVGERTYNVNAKSTISSSDSDILPVRNSWQEIVVQQNQEVKKKELLAEGITQIKFNANMWIYLVLVVLIGISWGIGKAAVFKHIPEYFPNEVGVVGGMVGLIGGLGGFIGPILFGYLLNATGLWTSSWIFIFLISVGCLLWMHRTIINIMREKMPQFTKGIERNQ; from the coding sequence ATGAGCAATTTATCACAGTCACATCGTATTTTATTTTTGAATACACTGGCATTTACAATCAGTTTTGCCTGTTGGACTTTAAATGGTGTTTTAGTTACTTTTTTAGTAGATAGAGGAATTTTCAATTGGTCAGTTGTTGAGGTAGGATGGTTGTTAGGATTGCCTATTTTATCGGGAGCTGTTTTTCGTTTACCAATAGGAATTTTAACCGATAAATACGGAGGAAAAAAAGTATTCTCTACATTGTTGTTACTTTGTTCTATTCCATTGTTTTTATTGCCTTTTGCCGGTTCATTTTGGGAATTTGCAGTATTAAGTTTTTTGTTTGGATTGGTAGGAACCAGTTTTGCTGTTGGAGTAGGATATACTTCAGTTTGGTATCCTAAAGAATGGCAGGGGAGGGCCTTAGGGATTTTCGGAATGGGAAATGCCGGTGCTGCCGTCACTACTTTTTTTGCGCCAAGCTTACTCAATTTTTTATCCGAAACAGATACGGAGAACGGCTGGAAAATGCTTCCTGTAATTTACGGAGTGGTATTGGTAGCAATTGGATTATTGTTTGTGTTTTTTGCTAAAAATAAAAAAGCAGCAACAGTGGCCAGATCAACATCCGAATTATTAGCTCCTTTAAAAAATGTCCGTGTTTGGCGATTTGGGGCTTATTATTTCTTAGTCTTTGGATGTTTCGTTGCTTACTCACAATGGTTGTTACCTAATTTTATGAATGTGTATCACACAACCTTAGTAATGGGAGGAATGTTTGCCACTTTATTTAGTTTGCCATCCGGTGTAATCAGGGCTTTTGGGGGTTATTTGTCTGATAAATATGGAGCAAGAGCAGTTATGTATTGGGTTTTAGGTTCTTCAATTGCCATTAGTTTTTTATTGATGTTTCCTAAAATGGAAGTTTTTACATCGGGTCCCGGAGTTTTAGCAACTAATAATGGAGTGGTTACCCAAGTTTCAGCCTCTGAAATTAAAGTAGGAGAAAGAACTTACAATGTTAATGCAAAATCAACAATTAGTTCATCTGATTCGGATATTTTGCCTGTTCGAAATTCATGGCAGGAAATTGTAGTACAACAAAATCAGGAAGTCAAAAAGAAAGAACTTTTGGCAGAAGGAATCACCCAAATAAAATTTAATGCCAATATGTGGATTTATTTGGTATTGGTAGTTTTAATCGGGATTTCATGGGGAATTGGAAAGGCAGCCGTTTTCAAACACATCCCGGAATATTTCCCTAACGAGGTGGGAGTTGTAGGAGGAATGGTGGGTTTAATAGGTGGTTTAGGCGGATTTATAGGGCCAATATTATTCGGATACTTATTGAATGCAACTGGCTTATGGACGAGTTCCTGGATATTTATTTTCCTGATTTCTGTGGGCTGTTTATTATGGATGCACCGAACCATTATTAACATTATGAGAGAAAAGATGCCTCAGTTTACCAAAGGAATTGAGCGCAACCAATAA
- a CDS encoding alginate export family protein has protein sequence MNANAENLVAPKTPYTTNYKSMQYAWYHTQFGKISSSFLLLNTGYEFEKSVGNLEVDYKQTFGTYLVFKDKKWDSNLGLYGQTGKSTDKNVSAWYAGANVGYALTDAFKATLGYEFLSGKDQNDSSLAIKSFSPIFGTNHAFNGFMDYFYVGNHQNSVGLQDAYLKLNYASKKWQFSLTPHIFNAPNTVLDASNQKKESYLGTELDFTLGYAVQKDIQVSAGYSQMFASETLERLKNVTDAANSNNWAWLMISFQPKLFSSK, from the coding sequence ATGAATGCCAATGCTGAAAATTTGGTTGCTCCTAAAACGCCTTATACCACTAATTATAAATCGATGCAATATGCCTGGTATCATACGCAATTTGGTAAAATAAGTAGCAGTTTTTTATTGTTGAATACGGGTTATGAATTTGAAAAATCGGTTGGGAATTTAGAAGTCGATTACAAACAAACTTTTGGAACTTATCTTGTTTTTAAAGATAAAAAATGGGATAGCAATTTAGGTTTGTACGGACAAACAGGAAAAAGTACCGATAAGAATGTCAGTGCCTGGTATGCAGGAGCCAATGTAGGTTATGCCTTGACTGATGCTTTTAAAGCAACTTTGGGATATGAATTTTTATCAGGGAAAGATCAAAATGATAGCAGTTTAGCAATTAAATCGTTCAGTCCTATTTTTGGAACCAATCACGCTTTTAATGGTTTTATGGATTATTTCTATGTTGGGAATCATCAAAATAGTGTGGGATTACAGGATGCTTATTTGAAATTAAATTATGCTTCCAAAAAATGGCAATTTTCGTTAACACCACATATTTTCAATGCGCCCAATACGGTTTTGGATGCTTCCAATCAAAAAAAGGAAAGCTATTTAGGAACAGAGCTTGATTTTACCTTGGGCTACGCTGTTCAAAAAGATATTCAGGTTTCAGCCGGATATTCTCAGATGTTTGCTTCCGAAACTTTAGAAAGACTTAAAAATGTAACTGATGCAGCAAATTCTAACAATTGGGCTTGGCTTATGATTTCATTTCAACCAAAACTATTTTCATCCAAATAA
- a CDS encoding SCO family protein, which yields MKKGILSMLFLGMFVATLALQSCNQKAKAAEEDKSISDLSIYNLPSKWTNQNGQHIEMKDMKGKVLVMVMIYTSCKAACPRLVADMRNIEQRLPESIKDKVKMVLVSIDPETDTPKRLKAFAIENKMNSNQWVFLRSTEENTREFAAVLAVNYKKISPIDFSHSNIISVFNADGELTYQQEGLGVNSDATIAKIKEEAQK from the coding sequence ATAAAAAAAGGAATCCTTAGTATGCTTTTTCTAGGAATGTTTGTCGCGACATTAGCACTGCAATCCTGTAACCAAAAAGCAAAAGCTGCTGAAGAAGACAAATCGATTTCTGATTTATCTATTTATAATCTTCCTTCAAAATGGACTAATCAAAACGGACAGCATATCGAAATGAAAGATATGAAAGGAAAAGTTTTAGTCATGGTGATGATTTATACTTCTTGCAAAGCAGCTTGTCCGCGTTTGGTTGCTGATATGCGTAATATCGAGCAGCGTTTACCGGAAAGTATCAAAGACAAGGTGAAAATGGTTTTAGTGAGTATTGACCCGGAAACAGACACACCTAAACGTCTCAAAGCTTTTGCTATCGAAAATAAAATGAATAGTAATCAGTGGGTTTTCCTGCGTTCAACCGAAGAAAATACCCGGGAGTTTGCAGCAGTTTTGGCAGTAAATTATAAAAAAATATCCCCTATTGATTTTTCTCATTCCAATATTATCAGCGTATTCAATGCCGACGGAGAACTGACATATCAACAAGAAGGTTTGGGTGTTAATTCGGATGCAACGATAGCCAAAATTAAAGAGGAAGCTCAAAAATAA
- a CDS encoding cytochrome C oxidase subunit IV family protein, whose amino-acid sequence MKKSLTFTYGLLIVLTLITAFISKSALFSGSVILLILFFSSVKFLLVAFQFMELKKANFFGKSV is encoded by the coding sequence ATGAAAAAATCACTAACATTTACGTATGGATTATTGATTGTCCTGACTTTGATTACTGCTTTTATTTCAAAATCAGCCCTTTTTTCGGGTAGTGTAATCCTTTTAATTCTGTTTTTTTCTTCGGTTAAATTCCTGTTAGTTGCTTTTCAGTTTATGGAATTAAAGAAGGCAAATTTTTTTGGAAAATCAGTTTAA
- a CDS encoding MFS transporter yields the protein MKNRTYNVKALLIATLLSVFMIVLVFYGSRELQNFDAALITYLFGTVFAFFGIVYRYTVWLQRPPTWIYFKRGITYLVTGKVFSHFWFATKETVENIAFQKFIYPRGKYRWVAHFMIALGCTSAFLITIPLTFGWIHFAMAPNSISVYEAHFFGFKVMDFELDSIMAFLTFHALNWSSYLVIFGSLYYLRRRLTNPGLIATQTFEGDLLPLILLIAISATGLGLTYSYQFMKGFAFDFLAVLHAVTVIMFLIWIPFGKFFHIIQRPAQIGAHIYKKQGMKMGMAVCPHTGEEFATKLHIQDLKTVTEQLGFDFSKEDGTSHLDLSPEEKDPD from the coding sequence ATGAAAAACAGAACATATAATGTAAAAGCATTGCTCATTGCCACACTACTTTCAGTATTTATGATTGTGTTAGTGTTTTATGGTTCAAGAGAATTGCAAAATTTTGATGCAGCTTTAATTACCTACTTGTTTGGGACTGTATTCGCTTTCTTTGGGATTGTTTATCGTTATACGGTGTGGTTGCAAAGACCACCTACGTGGATTTATTTCAAGAGAGGAATTACGTATTTGGTGACCGGAAAAGTATTTTCACATTTTTGGTTTGCAACTAAAGAAACAGTAGAGAATATAGCATTTCAAAAATTCATCTATCCCAGAGGAAAATACCGTTGGGTAGCACATTTTATGATTGCTTTGGGCTGTACTTCGGCATTTTTAATAACAATACCATTAACTTTTGGTTGGATCCACTTTGCGATGGCTCCTAATTCTATTTCGGTTTACGAAGCACATTTCTTTGGTTTCAAGGTAATGGATTTTGAATTGGATTCTATCATGGCATTCCTGACATTTCATGCGTTGAACTGGTCTTCTTATTTAGTGATTTTTGGTTCATTGTATTATTTAAGAAGACGATTAACTAATCCGGGATTGATTGCAACTCAGACTTTTGAAGGCGATTTATTACCATTGATTTTATTAATTGCAATTTCTGCCACAGGATTAGGATTGACTTATTCGTACCAATTTATGAAAGGTTTTGCCTTTGATTTCTTAGCCGTTTTGCATGCCGTTACGGTAATTATGTTCTTGATTTGGATTCCATTCGGGAAGTTTTTTCACATCATTCAGCGTCCTGCTCAAATTGGAGCACATATTTACAAGAAGCAGGGAATGAAAATGGGAATGGCGGTTTGTCCGCATACGGGAGAGGAATTTGCAACTAAATTGCATATCCAGGATTTGAAAACAGTAACGGAACAACTAGGATTCGATTTTTCAAAGGAAGATGGAACATCCCATTTGGATTTGAGTCCGGAGGAAAAAGATCCAGATTAG
- a CDS encoding DUF438 domain-containing protein: MTETTNTTKLPEGHPIRVYFQENDLIHSLLEELSNANPEEDFQKYTNIFNQLSTIEKRFARKENQLFPFLEKKNWVGPSQGMWSFHDNLRDQFRLIRYYLRNENFEKISVNTPFLVDGIYRLMHVEETVLFPNALDLLTEEEWIKMRAGEEEIGWMLPQNPAPFPQEEYIHPSQDFTQRELPFSLENTSHFDEGYMTVEQVNLLFRTMPLDLTYVDENDRVIFYNRGEERVFPRSAGIIGREVKFCHPPKSVGTVLRILEEFRKGTKNESSFWINYKERLIYIRYFAVRDADKNYKGVIEMSQDITDIKKIEGEKRLLDWE, from the coding sequence ATGACAGAAACAACAAATACTACAAAGCTTCCTGAAGGACACCCCATTCGGGTGTATTTTCAGGAAAACGATTTGATTCATTCTCTTTTAGAAGAATTATCGAATGCCAATCCTGAAGAGGATTTTCAAAAATACACCAATATTTTCAATCAATTATCTACGATTGAAAAACGATTTGCCCGAAAAGAAAATCAGCTTTTTCCGTTTTTAGAAAAGAAAAATTGGGTTGGTCCTTCGCAGGGAATGTGGTCTTTTCATGATAATTTGAGAGATCAATTTCGTTTGATTCGTTATTATCTTCGAAATGAAAATTTCGAAAAAATTAGTGTCAATACTCCTTTTCTGGTGGATGGGATTTACAGGTTGATGCACGTGGAAGAAACCGTTTTGTTTCCTAATGCGTTGGACTTGCTTACTGAAGAAGAATGGATAAAAATGCGTGCCGGCGAGGAAGAAATAGGCTGGATGTTACCGCAAAATCCTGCGCCTTTTCCTCAGGAAGAATACATTCATCCGAGTCAGGATTTTACCCAGAGAGAACTGCCTTTCTCTCTTGAAAATACTTCTCATTTTGACGAAGGTTACATGACTGTAGAGCAGGTGAATCTGCTTTTTAGAACGATGCCTTTGGATTTGACATATGTGGATGAAAACGACAGAGTGATTTTCTACAACCGTGGTGAAGAACGCGTTTTTCCAAGAAGTGCCGGAATCATTGGTCGTGAAGTGAAGTTTTGCCATCCGCCGAAGAGTGTGGGAACGGTTCTTAGAATCCTGGAAGAATTTCGAAAAGGGACCAAAAACGAATCTTCTTTTTGGATTAATTATAAAGAACGCCTGATTTACATTCGCTATTTCGCTGTTCGTGATGCTGATAAAAATTACAAAGGAGTCATCGAAATGTCTCAGGATATAACTGATATAAAGAAAATTGAAGGCGAAAAACGACTGCTGGATTGGGAGTAG
- a CDS encoding cytochrome c oxidase subunit 3: METLKINYKNIYYPPGGILMWIIIYLELITFGMAMIAFVFYGNEQAEIFHQSRLQLNTTFGAINTVFLLSSGFFMANAVHQFKEKNIQKSSFYFKLTMLGGLFFLALKCLEYYHKMESGISLETNMFFTFYWLLTGFHLIHVIIGLVILIWTNYGMTKKNSDTQIEDVEACAAFWHMCDLIWLLLFPILYLIF; this comes from the coding sequence ATGGAAACACTAAAAATAAATTACAAAAACATTTATTATCCACCGGGAGGGATTCTGATGTGGATTATTATTTATCTGGAGTTAATCACTTTTGGGATGGCAATGATTGCATTTGTTTTTTACGGAAATGAACAAGCAGAAATTTTCCATCAATCAAGATTACAGCTGAATACGACTTTTGGAGCGATAAATACCGTTTTTCTCTTGTCGAGTGGTTTTTTTATGGCCAATGCTGTGCATCAGTTCAAAGAGAAAAACATTCAAAAATCATCGTTCTATTTTAAACTGACAATGCTGGGCGGATTGTTTTTTTTGGCATTGAAATGTCTGGAATATTACCATAAAATGGAGTCCGGAATTTCATTGGAAACCAATATGTTTTTTACTTTTTATTGGTTGTTAACGGGATTTCACCTTATCCATGTTATTATTGGTTTGGTCATTTTAATCTGGACGAATTACGGAATGACAAAGAAAAATTCGGATACTCAAATTGAAGATGTAGAAGCCTGTGCTGCTTTCTGGCACATGTGCGATTTGATCTGGCTGTTGTTGTTCCCGATTCTCTATTTAATCTTTTAG
- a CDS encoding MFS transporter — translation MDTYLKKIGSEPENVSNETQTNKSNTWLTKWEPEDEAFWAATGSKIAWKTLTVTTLSLILSFASWFMMSVIAVKLPGLGFSFSKDQLFWLVAIPGLAAGFLRIIHTFILPIFGTRHVVTVATLLKLIPAIGIGFAVMDTSTPFWVFVLLAITTGFGGGDFSSFMPSTSLFFPKRLKGTALGIQAGIGNFGVSLAQFITPIILSVSIYGTTSVFTSIDAKETQNVLTDSTIEKQKEVFAALDVKTQNIILATVKKPLLDSVTTAVKSADNTVVFAALPLEVKSKAIANANPKLAEKILNKISPKNEAVNKSSIYIQSAAFWYIGFLLVLACMSWFFLKSIPMQASVKEQMDIFKNKHTWYCTITYLMTFGTFAGLSAAFPLMIKFLYGDFPNAPDPLVYAFYGPLIGSTSRIAFGFIADKVGGAILTTITGIGILAGAVILITQGLVSPTSMDQFPLFVGVILAMFFFTGIGNAGTFRQFPIIFSENQRQAAGVIGWTAAIAAFGPFIFSKLIGNNISANGTVIQFFMGLIVFTILATVINWWFYNRKGCERPS, via the coding sequence ATGGATACTTACTTAAAAAAAATAGGATCAGAGCCTGAAAATGTATCTAACGAAACGCAAACCAATAAAAGTAATACGTGGTTGACCAAGTGGGAGCCTGAGGATGAAGCATTCTGGGCGGCAACAGGTAGTAAAATTGCCTGGAAAACATTAACAGTAACCACTCTTTCATTAATCTTATCATTTGCTTCCTGGTTTATGATGAGTGTCATTGCGGTGAAACTTCCTGGACTTGGTTTTTCATTTTCTAAAGATCAGCTTTTTTGGTTGGTGGCTATTCCTGGATTAGCTGCGGGTTTTTTACGAATTATACACACCTTTATTCTGCCTATTTTCGGAACAAGGCATGTAGTGACTGTGGCAACTTTACTCAAATTAATTCCAGCAATTGGAATCGGGTTTGCAGTGATGGATACCTCTACTCCATTTTGGGTATTTGTTCTTTTGGCTATTACCACTGGTTTTGGTGGCGGAGATTTTTCATCTTTTATGCCTAGCACTAGTTTGTTTTTTCCAAAAAGATTAAAAGGAACAGCGTTGGGAATCCAAGCGGGTATTGGGAATTTTGGGGTTTCTTTAGCTCAGTTTATTACTCCGATTATTTTGAGTGTTAGTATTTACGGGACCACTTCGGTATTTACAAGTATCGATGCCAAAGAAACACAAAATGTTTTAACAGACTCAACAATTGAAAAGCAAAAAGAAGTTTTTGCCGCTTTGGACGTTAAAACGCAAAATATAATTTTGGCTACTGTAAAGAAACCGCTTTTAGATTCAGTAACAACTGCCGTAAAATCAGCAGATAATACAGTAGTTTTTGCAGCTTTGCCTTTGGAAGTAAAATCGAAAGCCATAGCTAATGCAAATCCTAAGTTAGCTGAAAAAATATTAAACAAAATAAGCCCCAAAAATGAGGCGGTAAATAAAAGCAGTATCTATATTCAATCTGCTGCATTTTGGTATATTGGTTTTCTCTTAGTTTTGGCATGTATGAGTTGGTTCTTTTTAAAAAGTATCCCAATGCAGGCTTCAGTAAAAGAGCAGATGGATATTTTTAAAAACAAACATACCTGGTATTGTACAATTACTTATCTAATGACTTTTGGAACTTTTGCCGGTTTGTCAGCAGCTTTTCCTTTGATGATAAAATTTTTATATGGTGATTTTCCAAATGCTCCGGATCCGTTAGTGTATGCTTTTTATGGTCCGCTTATTGGTTCTACCAGCAGAATAGCTTTTGGATTTATTGCAGATAAAGTAGGAGGAGCCATCTTGACAACTATTACAGGTATTGGAATTTTAGCAGGAGCTGTTATTTTAATCACTCAGGGATTAGTATCTCCTACCAGTATGGATCAGTTTCCGTTATTTGTTGGAGTAATTTTAGCGATGTTTTTCTTTACTGGTATTGGAAATGCCGGAACTTTTAGACAGTTTCCAATTATCTTTTCAGAAAATCAGAGACAGGCAGCAGGTGTTATTGGTTGGACAGCAGCCATTGCCGCTTTTGGTCCTTTTATTTTTTCAAAATTAATAGGGAATAACATTTCTGCCAATGGAACTGTGATACAATTCTTCATGGGGCTTATTGTTTTTACAATATTAGCTACTGTTATTAACTGGTGGTTTTACAATCGAAAAGGATGTGAGAGACCAAGTTAA
- a CDS encoding formylglycine-generating enzyme family protein, protein MIQIKIVLFSFLFGIGGSLWAQQTPMVSIKRGAYVPLYGTVDRKPVAIAAFEMDVYPVTNAQYLAFLKKYPEYSRSKMKGIFADKSYLSHWQSDFNYGKNNLDDAPVTNVSWFAAKKYCECQGKRLPTMDEWEYVAMADEKRIDARTKEAFNKYIMSWYEKPKTYANPIGQTFKNYWGVYDMHGLVWEWTADFNSIFLSGESRKDKDTDKNLFCGSGSVNATDLMNYAAFMRYAFRGSLKARYTTRNLGFRCAKDKVAIVKPIQNLR, encoded by the coding sequence ATGATACAGATAAAAATAGTTTTATTCTCATTTCTCTTCGGAATAGGAGGATCACTGTGGGCTCAGCAAACACCAATGGTTTCAATAAAAAGAGGAGCTTATGTTCCTCTTTATGGAACTGTTGATAGAAAGCCGGTTGCAATTGCTGCTTTTGAAATGGATGTGTATCCGGTTACCAATGCACAATATTTGGCTTTTTTGAAAAAATATCCTGAATACAGCCGTTCTAAAATGAAAGGCATCTTTGCTGATAAAAGTTATTTGTCCCATTGGCAGAGTGATTTTAATTACGGAAAAAATAATTTAGATGATGCACCGGTTACCAATGTTTCCTGGTTTGCTGCTAAAAAATATTGTGAATGTCAGGGGAAACGTTTGCCTACAATGGACGAATGGGAATATGTGGCGATGGCTGATGAAAAACGAATCGATGCCAGAACCAAAGAAGCTTTTAATAAATACATTATGTCCTGGTATGAAAAGCCGAAAACCTATGCTAATCCGATAGGGCAGACCTTCAAAAATTATTGGGGCGTTTATGATATGCACGGACTGGTTTGGGAATGGACAGCCGATTTCAATAGTATTTTTCTTTCGGGTGAATCCAGAAAAGACAAGGATACCGATAAGAATCTCTTTTGCGGAAGCGGCTCAGTAAATGCTACCGATTTAATGAATTATGCTGCTTTTATGCGCTATGCTTTCAGAGGCAGTTTGAAAGCAAGATACACTACAAGAAATCTTGGATTTCGTTGTGCTAAAGATAAAGTTGCTATAGTGAAACCCATTCAAAATTTAAGATGA
- a CDS encoding 4Fe-4S dicluster domain-containing protein encodes MNYTSFNKNEEFFVDMQRCIGCKACEMACAECETNGQDSMIHVNYVDRASTVQTTVQVCMHCDDPVCANVCPADAISKDEFGIVHTANTERCIGCSNCVMACPFGVPKKEENYDLMMKCTMCYDRTSVGKKPMCATVCPSGALFYGTKDEIQEMRPNSTPVNSFIFGKEVVNTKVNIMMPKGSTELIIY; translated from the coding sequence ATGAACTATACCAGTTTCAATAAAAATGAAGAGTTTTTTGTAGATATGCAACGTTGCATTGGCTGTAAAGCTTGTGAAATGGCTTGTGCCGAATGCGAGACTAACGGTCAGGATTCGATGATACATGTTAATTACGTAGACAGAGCTTCGACCGTGCAAACTACAGTTCAGGTGTGTATGCATTGTGACGATCCGGTATGTGCTAATGTGTGTCCGGCCGATGCAATTTCAAAAGACGAATTCGGAATTGTTCACACTGCTAATACCGAAAGATGTATTGGATGCTCTAACTGTGTGATGGCTTGTCCTTTTGGTGTGCCAAAGAAAGAAGAAAATTACGATTTGATGATGAAATGTACCATGTGTTACGATCGAACCAGTGTGGGCAAAAAACCAATGTGTGCTACAGTTTGTCCAAGTGGGGCTTTGTTCTATGGTACTAAAGATGAAATCCAGGAAATGCGTCCGAATAGTACTCCGGTAAATAGTTTCATATTTGGAAAAGAAGTGGTGAATACTAAGGTTAATATCATGATGCCTAAAGGAAGTACAGAACTGATAATATATTAA
- a CDS encoding alginate export family protein, with protein sequence MKALKIIGLALTGILSLGTYAQELDANLQIRPRYEYRNGFKSPMSNGEDATSFVSQRSRLNFNFKQEKLKAKLTLQNIRSWGDVATTTTADENGVAVFEAWAQYEFSPNWSARFGRQVISYDNQRIFGEIDWLQQGQSHDAALFSFHKEKHQLDLGSRYECQC encoded by the coding sequence ATGAAAGCACTAAAAATAATTGGCCTGGCATTAACAGGAATACTAAGTCTGGGAACTTATGCACAGGAATTGGATGCCAATTTACAAATAAGACCTCGTTACGAATACCGAAACGGTTTTAAAAGCCCGATGTCAAACGGAGAAGATGCGACTTCATTTGTCTCACAGCGTTCCCGATTGAATTTCAATTTCAAACAGGAAAAATTAAAAGCCAAACTGACTTTACAGAATATTCGAAGCTGGGGCGATGTTGCTACCACAACCACAGCGGATGAAAATGGAGTAGCTGTTTTTGAAGCCTGGGCGCAATATGAATTTAGTCCCAATTGGTCTGCTCGTTTTGGTCGTCAGGTGATTTCCTATGACAATCAGCGTATTTTTGGAGAAATCGATTGGTTGCAACAAGGACAAAGCCATGATGCCGCCTTGTTTTCTTTCCATAAGGAAAAACATCAACTGGATTTAGGTTCTCGCTATGAATGCCAATGCTGA
- the nirK gene encoding copper-containing nitrite reductase encodes MAFGLFSCAKKEDKDAQYYQSIKTDGQKEAELTAPPLVPKPVGDRAAMKLIVNMEIKEEEGEMVDGVKYTYWTFGGSVPGSFIRTRVGDEVEFHLKNHPDNKMPHNIDLHAVTGPGGGATSSLVAPGHEKVFNFKTINPGLYVYHCATAPVGMHIANGMYGLILVEPEGGLPPVDKEYYVMQGDFYTKGSYGEQGKQPFDMDKAIKEQADYVVFNGKVGAIAGDKAITAKVGETVRLYMGNGGPNLVSSFHVIGEIFDKVHIEGGDVINKNVQTTLIPAGGSAIVEFKVDVPGTFILVDHSIFRAFNKGALGMLKVEGNENKKVYSGTTQEGIYLPEGGTIQNMPKENGIVKTNVVKSVPEQIKSGRELYGRTCFACHQSEGQGVPNAFPPLAKSDFLNANPDRAISAVLHGLSGEITVNGKKFNNVMTSQNLTDEQVADVLTYVYNSWGNNKTVVSPAKVKAIRAKPAPKLKAEH; translated from the coding sequence ATGGCTTTTGGTTTGTTTTCTTGTGCCAAAAAAGAAGACAAAGATGCTCAGTATTATCAGAGTATTAAAACAGATGGTCAAAAAGAAGCGGAGCTTACGGCGCCGCCATTGGTTCCTAAACCAGTGGGAGACCGAGCGGCGATGAAATTGATAGTCAACATGGAAATTAAGGAAGAAGAAGGAGAAATGGTTGATGGAGTAAAATATACCTATTGGACTTTTGGAGGTTCTGTTCCGGGTAGTTTCATTAGAACCAGAGTGGGTGACGAAGTCGAATTTCACCTAAAAAATCATCCCGATAACAAAATGCCGCACAACATCGATTTGCATGCGGTGACCGGCCCGGGAGGAGGAGCAACTTCTTCTTTGGTAGCACCGGGACACGAAAAAGTATTCAACTTCAAGACAATAAATCCCGGTTTGTATGTGTATCACTGTGCTACGGCACCTGTTGGTATGCACATTGCAAACGGAATGTATGGTTTGATTTTGGTCGAGCCCGAAGGAGGTTTGCCGCCGGTGGATAAAGAATACTATGTGATGCAGGGAGACTTTTATACCAAAGGAAGTTATGGAGAACAGGGAAAACAACCCTTTGATATGGATAAAGCAATCAAAGAACAAGCCGATTATGTGGTTTTTAATGGTAAGGTAGGTGCAATTGCAGGCGATAAAGCCATAACGGCCAAAGTGGGCGAAACGGTGCGTCTTTATATGGGTAATGGTGGACCTAACTTGGTTTCTTCATTCCATGTTATTGGGGAAATCTTTGATAAAGTTCATATTGAAGGAGGAGATGTGATTAATAAAAATGTACAAACTACTTTGATTCCTGCTGGAGGTTCGGCCATAGTCGAGTTCAAAGTGGATGTTCCGGGAACTTTTATCTTGGTAGATCATTCTATTTTCAGGGCATTCAATAAAGGAGCTTTAGGAATGCTAAAAGTAGAAGGAAATGAAAATAAAAAGGTGTATTCAGGCACAACTCAGGAAGGAATTTATTTGCCTGAAGGTGGAACGATACAAAATATGCCAAAAGAGAACGGTATTGTAAAAACCAATGTAGTCAAAAGTGTTCCGGAACAAATTAAATCAGGTAGAGAATTGTATGGAAGAACCTGTTTTGCCTGTCATCAATCGGAAGGACAAGGAGTACCGAATGCTTTTCCACCATTAGCAAAATCCGATTTCCTGAATGCCAATCCTGATAGAGCAATTAGTGCTGTATTACATGGATTGAGTGGAGAAATTACCGTAAATGGCAAGAAATTCAACAACGTAATGACCAGTCAAAATTTGACTGATGAACAAGTAGCCGATGTTTTAACCTATGTGTATAATAGCTGGGGAAACAATAAAACAGTGGTGAGTCCGGCTAAAGTAAAAGCTATCAGAGCCAAGCCTGCACCAAAACTAAAAGCAGAACATTAA